In Astyanax mexicanus isolate ESR-SI-001 chromosome 5, AstMex3_surface, whole genome shotgun sequence, a single window of DNA contains:
- the phb2b gene encoding prohibitin-2b has protein sequence MANKEPSKFLQLLRDISSRMSSGSKGAGLGLKLLIGAGALAYGVKEATYTVEGGQRAIVFNRVGGMQMDTVLSEGLHFRIPWIQYPIIYDIRAKPRKISSLTGSKDLQMVNIALRVLSRPVASNLPYMYQHLGKDYDERVLPSIVNEVLKSVVAKFNASQLLTQRAQVSLLIRRELFERAKDFNIILDDVAITELSFSREYTAAVEAKQVAQQEAQRAQFFVEKAKQEQKQKIIQAEGEAEAAKMLGEAVTKNPGYLKLRRIRAAQNIAKTVAASQNKVYLNADSLVMNLQDDSFNNLSLGKK, from the exons ATGGCGAATAAAGAGCCCAGC AAGTTTCTTCAGCTGCTGAGGGACATTTCCAGTCGCATGTCCTCGGGCTCAAAGGGCGCAGGGCTTGGATTGAAGTTATTGATTGGTGCTGGTGCACTTGCCTATGGAGTCAAGGAGGCCACATATACAG TGGAGGGTGGTCAGCGAGCGATCGTCTTTAACAGAGTTGGTGGAATGCAGATGGACACGGTTCTGTCTGAGGGACTTCACTTCAG GATACCATGGATTCAGTACCCTATAATATATGATATTAGGGCAAAACCACGAAAGATTTCCTCTTTGACTGGAAGTAAAG ATCTTCAGATGGTGAACATTGCACTGCGTGTGTTGTCTCGACCTGTGGCCTCCAACCTTCCTTATATGTATCAGCATCTAGGGAAGGACTATGATGAACGTGTATTGCCCTCTATTGTTAATGAGGTCCTGAAGAGTGTAGTGGCCAAATTCAATGCGTCCCAGCTCCTTACACAAAGAGCTCAG GTTTCTTTGCTGATTCGTCGGGAACTGTTTGAACGAGCTAAAGATTTCAACATCATTCTCGATGATGTGGCCATTACAGAGTTGAGCTTCAGTAGAGAGTATACAGCTGCTGTGGAGGCCAAACAAGTTG CCCAGCAGGAGGCCCAGAGAGCTCAGTTCTTTGTTGAGAAAGCCAAACAAGAACAGAAGCAGAAGATTATCCAGGCTGAAGGAGAAGCTGAAGCAGCTAAAATG TTAGGAGAGGCGGTAACAAAAAATCCTGGATATCTAAAACTCAGAAGGATCCGAGCAGCTCAAAATATCGCCAAAACG GTTGCAGCCTCCCAGAACAAAGTGTACCTGAATGCAGATAGTCTAGTAATGAACCTTCAGGATGACTCTTTTAACAA CTTGTCACTTGGAAAGAAGTAA